The following proteins are encoded in a genomic region of Sulfurimonas sp. HSL3-7:
- a CDS encoding EAL domain-containing protein, with protein MQKSEYSELNQAVEDFSLTLEQRIDYDKLTFLYMSLPFVMTGHFFSSLLFGALQYQVVDSSSITVWLSLSTIVISWRFYHYLKFKGLKEIYKLKQAQTWLHHYYIDVIATGAIWGFSALLLFPKDNFMGQIIVIIFIFAISFATISSLASKFNLLLLYISVTFAPLLFRLIIMDEPYVFNLIMIVLALVVLLFFVAKIFGSIINNSLSNHQYFVQIQHEHNTLKERFFSLFDRAPVGIFYYDEKLLLLDANTRFIKLHDIDKSSLIQKDLHQLKNQEIIDQLNTVFTDGTGHYRGPFTPLESKDKLYVEFSTVPLMDNSGKVNGGICILEDITEEVNAKDEMIRQAYYDILTNIPNRTLFMDRLARALLTSQDKHTRGAVIYIDIDNFKSFNDTLGHQNGDILLKQIAKRIGDLGRRENTVARLSGDDFVILVADLPYKMESAIELVMLIARSYKDQFLQPFSIGSKEYHISVSLGISFFPNAKESAYDVLKRAETAMYHAKKLGRNRIELHSESMDKEISAILDIENRLRAAIKQNEFELFFQPQVDIANDTIVSAEVLIRWRNSDGSYIMPKTFIPVAETSGLILPISEWIFEASIIQMLEWKERNNPLKIDRIAINISAIHFAQINFVAQISSIIAKYGINPAYLELELTESVALYSIEETIQKIEDLKKLGITFALDDFGTGYSSLAYLKRLPVDYVKIDQSFISDMMNDKDDKMITDTIVSVAQNFNLKVIAEGVENSRQLEYLKSIGCTIYQGFLQSEPVSAKAFEALLLEQE; from the coding sequence ATGCAAAAAAGTGAATATAGCGAACTCAATCAAGCTGTTGAAGATTTCTCCTTAACACTGGAACAGCGCATTGACTATGACAAATTAACGTTTTTATATATGTCCCTGCCGTTTGTAATGACAGGCCATTTTTTCAGTTCCCTGCTTTTCGGTGCACTGCAGTACCAGGTTGTTGACAGCTCTTCGATTACCGTTTGGCTTTCGCTAAGTACCATTGTAATTTCATGGCGTTTCTACCACTACCTGAAGTTCAAAGGCCTAAAGGAGATCTATAAACTCAAACAGGCCCAAACCTGGCTGCATCATTACTACATCGATGTCATTGCCACCGGTGCAATTTGGGGTTTCAGCGCCCTGCTCTTGTTCCCAAAAGATAATTTTATGGGCCAGATCATCGTTATTATCTTCATCTTTGCCATCAGTTTTGCCACCATCAGTTCTCTGGCATCCAAGTTCAACCTTCTTCTTCTATATATCAGCGTCACATTTGCTCCCCTGCTCTTCCGGTTGATAATTATGGATGAACCGTATGTTTTTAATCTAATCATGATTGTTTTAGCCCTGGTCGTCCTGCTGTTCTTTGTCGCCAAGATCTTTGGATCGATTATCAACAACTCCTTGTCCAACCACCAATATTTTGTTCAGATCCAACATGAGCATAATACGCTTAAAGAGCGGTTTTTTTCGCTTTTTGACCGAGCACCGGTCGGTATCTTCTATTATGATGAAAAACTCCTTTTGCTCGATGCCAACACCCGTTTTATAAAATTGCATGATATCGATAAATCGTCTCTCATTCAAAAAGATCTTCATCAGCTTAAAAATCAGGAGATCATCGATCAGCTCAACACCGTTTTTACAGACGGTACCGGGCACTATCGGGGTCCTTTTACACCCTTGGAGTCCAAAGATAAGCTCTATGTTGAATTCAGTACCGTTCCCTTGATGGACAACTCCGGAAAGGTCAACGGCGGCATATGCATATTGGAAGATATCACCGAAGAGGTGAATGCCAAAGATGAGATGATCCGCCAGGCCTATTATGATATCTTGACCAACATTCCCAACAGAACACTCTTCATGGACCGCCTTGCGCGCGCATTGCTGACATCGCAAGACAAACACACCAGAGGTGCAGTCATTTACATCGATATCGACAATTTCAAATCGTTTAACGATACCCTCGGTCACCAGAACGGCGACATCCTTCTCAAACAAATTGCAAAGAGAATCGGTGACCTCGGTAGAAGAGAAAATACCGTGGCAAGACTCAGCGGTGATGATTTTGTAATATTGGTCGCGGACCTCCCCTATAAAATGGAGAGTGCCATTGAACTTGTTATGCTCATCGCAAGAAGTTATAAAGATCAGTTTTTACAACCTTTTTCGATCGGCAGCAAAGAGTACCATATCAGTGTCAGTCTGGGCATCTCATTTTTTCCAAACGCTAAAGAGTCAGCTTATGATGTACTCAAACGAGCCGAAACAGCCATGTACCATGCAAAAAAACTGGGAAGAAACCGCATCGAGTTGCATAGCGAAAGCATGGACAAAGAGATATCTGCCATTCTCGATATCGAGAACAGATTGCGCGCGGCTATCAAACAGAATGAGTTCGAACTGTTTTTTCAGCCACAGGTCGATATTGCCAATGACACCATCGTGTCAGCAGAAGTCCTTATCCGATGGCGTAATAGCGACGGTAGCTATATTATGCCTAAAACCTTCATACCCGTTGCCGAAACAAGCGGCCTTATTCTTCCTATAAGTGAATGGATTTTTGAGGCCTCGATCATACAGATGCTGGAGTGGAAAGAACGAAATAACCCGCTGAAAATCGACCGCATCGCCATCAACATCAGTGCCATTCATTTTGCACAGATAAACTTCGTCGCACAGATCTCATCCATTATTGCAAAATATGGGATCAATCCGGCGTATCTTGAACTGGAGCTAACCGAAAGTGTCGCTCTCTACAGCATCGAAGAGACCATTCAGAAGATCGAAGACCTTAAAAAGCTGGGAATCACCTTTGCTTTGGATGATTTCGGAACCGGGTATTCATCTCTCGCCTACCTGAAACGCCTTCCTGTCGACTATGTGAAGATCGATCAATCGTTTATAAGTGATATGATGAATGATAAAGATGACAAGATGATCACTGATACCATCGTATCGGTAGCACAGAACTTCAATCTCAAAGTCATTGCCGAAGGGGTAGAAAACAGCAGACAGCTTGAGTACCTCAAATCCATCGGGTGTACTATTTATCAAGGTTTTTTACAGAGCGAACCTGTCTCTGCAAAAGCGTTTGAAGCACTGCTCCTCGAACAGGAGTAA
- a CDS encoding YeeE/YedE family protein produces the protein MYNTDDFELYHTVNVFALIIGLAYGMIAQKTQFCFNGSIKDYVLSRSTRRGASILTAMIAAIFSSQLFSYLYAIDFSTSIYLQPDINFFAIIFGGLLFGAGMMRADGCSSRHLVKFSQGDLHSLVTLLCIAIFAYMTSKGLFSYGAALLQTNPVLLDISSFIPNSPMSIPIVIGLLLLALWKAVPKVKNLLACSDGLVVGTLIGLSWFVTGVVGFDAFDATPLESLSFVYPSGKTLEYLMFFSGSTLSFSITVIFGIVAGGFIMSLFNKKFRFNCAAPQNSNKLKNSILGGAMMGIGGILAMGCTIGQGLSGISTLAVSSFVALLSIAVSAYITALYMAKKEDLPSCFNFDWDR, from the coding sequence TTGTACAATACAGATGATTTTGAACTTTATCACACCGTTAATGTTTTTGCACTCATTATCGGTTTGGCTTACGGAATGATTGCCCAAAAAACACAATTTTGCTTTAACGGTTCGATCAAAGATTATGTGCTCAGCAGGTCCACACGAAGAGGGGCCTCTATCTTGACCGCGATGATCGCGGCTATCTTCTCTTCCCAACTGTTCTCTTATCTCTATGCGATAGACTTTAGCACAAGTATCTATCTGCAACCCGATATAAACTTTTTTGCGATCATCTTCGGGGGGCTCCTCTTTGGGGCAGGTATGATGAGAGCTGACGGATGCAGCAGTCGTCATCTTGTCAAGTTTTCACAAGGTGATCTGCACTCTTTGGTGACCCTGCTGTGTATCGCTATCTTTGCGTATATGACCTCAAAGGGTCTTTTTTCGTATGGCGCGGCACTGCTTCAGACGAACCCGGTTTTATTGGATATATCATCATTTATACCAAACAGCCCGATGTCGATCCCTATCGTCATCGGGCTGTTGCTGCTTGCCCTATGGAAAGCCGTTCCAAAGGTCAAAAATCTTTTAGCCTGCAGCGACGGTCTTGTTGTCGGTACGCTTATCGGCCTCTCCTGGTTTGTGACCGGTGTGGTAGGGTTCGATGCCTTCGATGCCACTCCTTTGGAGAGTCTGAGTTTTGTCTATCCATCCGGTAAAACTCTGGAGTACCTCATGTTTTTCAGCGGCAGTACCTTGTCGTTTAGTATCACCGTGATTTTTGGCATTGTAGCAGGTGGATTTATCATGTCGCTTTTTAATAAAAAGTTCCGGTTTAATTGTGCCGCACCGCAGAACAGCAATAAATTGAAAAACAGTATTTTAGGCGGTGCCATGATGGGCATTGGCGGAATACTGGCTATGGGATGTACCATAGGCCAAGGCCTCAGCGGTATCTCCACCCTGGCCGTAAGCTCTTTTGTCGCTCTGCTCTCCATTGCCGTTTCGGCCTATATCACCGCGTTATATATGGCAAAAAAAGAGGATTTGCCCAGCTGTTTCAATTTTGACTGGGATCGATAG
- a CDS encoding fused protease/ribonucleoside-triphosphate reductase, with translation MTEADTQKDQKMLVTERFALEEAFCDELRAKTVRFGFGGFGEATYYRTYSRIKPDGTQEHWPDTVIRVINGVMSVRKHHYAVESLEWDDAKWQRYARRLALAMFDMKWLPPGRGLWVMGTDYVFERGSAALNNCGAVDTTELALAADWTMDMLMCGVGVGFNTVWKGENVFMPDKSHPRPFIIPDSREGWVASVRLLIESYTKGGSWFIFDYTQIRPEGSPIRGFGGTASGPDPLKELHKRIESYLDAYCQGITDQTRTVADIMNAIGACVVAGNVRRSAEIALGSADDQSFLELKDYQKHPERTEIGWISNNTVILKKSEDFQKLPVIAEHIRDNGEPGIMNLINVQKYARYGDRSDDKASLANPCSEIPLESFELCNLAEVFDARCPSETAFYEALEFATFYASTVALLPTHRPETNAITVRNRRIGVSLSGVAEMLDAFGATELTRRLRKGYELVRSTNRDLAAKAGVPASVRVTTIKPSGTISQLVGVSSGMHFPTFQYAIRRMRVGNSSPICAVLKAAGIPDEPDHYSPNTTVFEFPIDQGKTRKATTVSAWEQFAFLAMLQREWSDNMVSCTVYFDPETEGSQIEHMLAQFAPVIKSVSMLPHTKKGAYAQMPYEGITEEMYNKRRARLSKIDWSGFSCSDGIESRFCTGDSCRVNG, from the coding sequence ATGACTGAAGCTGACACGCAGAAAGACCAAAAGATGCTGGTAACAGAGCGGTTTGCGCTCGAAGAGGCGTTTTGCGACGAGCTCCGTGCAAAAACCGTGCGTTTTGGTTTCGGAGGCTTCGGGGAGGCGACATATTACCGCACGTACAGCCGAATTAAACCCGACGGTACACAGGAGCATTGGCCCGACACGGTGATTCGCGTCATCAACGGCGTCATGTCCGTACGCAAACACCACTACGCGGTCGAGAGCCTGGAGTGGGATGATGCAAAGTGGCAGCGCTATGCACGGCGTCTCGCCCTGGCTATGTTTGATATGAAGTGGCTGCCGCCGGGACGCGGATTGTGGGTCATGGGAACCGACTATGTCTTTGAGCGTGGCAGTGCGGCACTCAACAACTGTGGTGCGGTCGATACGACAGAGCTTGCTTTGGCAGCGGACTGGACGATGGATATGCTGATGTGCGGGGTCGGCGTGGGCTTCAATACGGTATGGAAAGGCGAGAACGTTTTCATGCCCGACAAATCGCACCCCCGCCCCTTTATTATCCCGGACAGCCGTGAAGGTTGGGTCGCCTCGGTGCGTTTGCTCATCGAGAGCTATACAAAAGGCGGCAGCTGGTTCATTTTCGATTATACGCAGATCCGCCCAGAAGGTTCACCGATCAGAGGTTTTGGCGGCACAGCCTCCGGCCCGGATCCTCTAAAAGAGCTGCATAAACGTATTGAAAGCTATCTCGACGCCTACTGTCAGGGCATAACCGACCAAACCCGTACCGTAGCCGATATTATGAATGCCATTGGGGCCTGTGTCGTTGCAGGCAATGTGCGCCGCAGTGCGGAGATCGCACTTGGCTCTGCAGATGACCAAAGCTTCCTTGAACTCAAAGACTATCAAAAGCACCCGGAGCGTACCGAGATCGGTTGGATATCCAATAACACGGTGATACTGAAAAAAAGCGAAGACTTTCAGAAACTTCCCGTCATTGCCGAGCATATCCGAGACAATGGCGAACCCGGCATCATGAACCTTATCAACGTTCAGAAATACGCCCGCTACGGCGACAGATCGGACGACAAGGCTTCACTGGCAAACCCCTGCTCTGAGATCCCTTTGGAAAGTTTTGAGCTATGCAACCTTGCCGAAGTCTTCGATGCACGCTGTCCGAGTGAAACGGCGTTCTATGAAGCACTGGAGTTCGCTACTTTTTACGCGTCTACCGTGGCACTGCTGCCGACCCATCGTCCGGAGACCAATGCGATTACCGTACGTAACCGTCGGATCGGCGTGAGCCTCTCTGGCGTGGCAGAGATGCTCGATGCCTTCGGAGCAACAGAGTTGACACGGCGCCTGCGAAAAGGCTATGAACTGGTGCGATCGACCAACCGGGACCTTGCCGCCAAGGCAGGCGTACCCGCTTCGGTAAGGGTCACCACAATAAAACCTTCGGGCACTATCAGCCAGCTTGTCGGTGTCAGTTCCGGAATGCATTTTCCAACCTTCCAGTATGCTATCCGCCGCATGCGCGTAGGTAACAGCTCCCCTATCTGTGCTGTTCTCAAAGCGGCAGGCATCCCTGATGAGCCGGATCACTACAGTCCCAATACAACCGTTTTTGAGTTTCCCATTGATCAGGGAAAAACTAGAAAAGCAACGACGGTCTCTGCCTGGGAACAGTTCGCCTTTTTGGCCATGCTTCAACGCGAGTGGAGCGACAACATGGTCAGCTGCACCGTCTATTTCGACCCTGAGACCGAAGGCAGCCAAATAGAACATATGCTCGCCCAATTCGCACCCGTCATCAAGTCCGTCTCCATGCTGCCGCACACCAAGAAAGGTGCTTACGCACAGATGCCTTACGAGGGAATAACCGAAGAGATGTACAACAAACGCCGGGCCCGACTTTCAAAGATAGACTGGAGCGGTTTTAGCTGCAGTGACGGCATAGAGAGCCGTTTCTGTACCGGCGACAGTTGTCGTGTTAACGGTTGA
- a CDS encoding SufD family Fe-S cluster assembly protein, which yields MSRYDESTLQTLKNVAFDPSHEKSASFLASDMEVLDAHSANEAIEVLPIAVALEKHEWLAKLMYTLVPADKDEYVKEVARSSPKLGYFIRVRAGEKVSLPVYTCYMINSNDFTQCTHNIVIAEEGAELHLISGCTSSAHALSGRHLGVTEYFIKEGATVTSTMIHSWGKEVEVYPRSAAHVGKDAKFVSNYVALSSVKRLQMDPLAIIEEDALGEFYSVVYAPEGSSFDVGSTAILSGKRASSEIVSRVVSSGGEVVTRGKIVGKKAGGRGTMACNGLLLDKKGMIHAIPELQGEDPLLELSHEASVGMISREELAYLMASGIEEEKAKSLIIEGFLDLHIPSLPDHLQRQINAIVKKTKAYETI from the coding sequence ATGAGCCGTTATGATGAGAGTACCTTGCAGACACTGAAAAATGTTGCCTTTGACCCTTCTCATGAGAAATCGGCGAGTTTTCTTGCCAGCGATATGGAGGTACTCGATGCCCACTCGGCAAACGAAGCGATAGAGGTGCTTCCGATCGCGGTCGCCCTCGAAAAGCATGAATGGCTCGCAAAGCTGATGTATACGCTTGTACCGGCTGACAAGGACGAGTATGTCAAAGAGGTGGCCCGAAGCAGCCCGAAGCTTGGTTACTTCATCCGCGTAAGGGCGGGAGAGAAGGTCTCTCTTCCCGTCTATACCTGTTATATGATCAACAGCAACGACTTCACCCAGTGCACCCACAACATCGTCATCGCCGAAGAGGGTGCCGAACTGCATCTAATCAGCGGTTGTACGAGCAGTGCCCATGCGCTCTCAGGCCGCCACCTCGGCGTCACGGAATATTTCATCAAAGAGGGTGCTACGGTGACCAGTACGATGATCCACAGCTGGGGCAAAGAGGTCGAGGTCTATCCGCGTAGCGCCGCGCATGTCGGAAAAGATGCCAAGTTCGTCTCCAACTATGTAGCGCTCAGCAGCGTCAAAAGATTGCAGATGGACCCGCTTGCTATTATAGAAGAGGACGCTCTCGGCGAGTTCTATTCGGTCGTCTATGCTCCCGAAGGCTCCTCTTTTGATGTCGGTTCGACGGCGATATTGAGCGGGAAGCGGGCCTCTTCGGAAATCGTCAGCCGCGTTGTTTCGAGCGGCGGCGAGGTGGTGACACGGGGGAAAATCGTCGGCAAAAAAGCCGGTGGGCGGGGAACGATGGCCTGCAACGGGCTCCTGTTGGATAAAAAAGGGATGATCCACGCCATCCCGGAACTCCAGGGCGAGGACCCGCTGCTTGAGCTTTCGCACGAAGCGAGCGTCGGCATGATCTCCCGAGAAGAGCTCGCCTATCTGATGGCGTCGGGCATCGAGGAGGAGAAAGCGAAGTCGCTCATCATAGAGGGATTTCTGGACCTGCACATCCCCTCGCTGCCGGATCACCTGCAGCGCCAGATCAATGCCATCGTCAAAAAGACAAAGGCCTATGAGACGATTTAG
- a CDS encoding ABC transporter ATP-binding protein — MDRNILDVAGLHVAVADKEIIKGVDLTIKKGEVHVLFGPNGSGKSTLLCALMQLPGYAVTSGSVRLHDTDTGGLTTDAIANLGVGISFQHPPTIKGVTLRRFLDNINRSSDLERAIDALNMEPFLDRELNVGFSGGELKRAEILKLYAQSPDLLLIDEPESGVDFENIAVISNAINVMLQKESPISSRERSALIITHTGHILNYIHADVGHVFMDGKIVCTGNPMDIMEDIRKKGFAGCVQCINEQKESR; from the coding sequence ATGGACAGAAACATACTGGATGTGGCAGGGCTGCATGTCGCTGTCGCCGACAAAGAGATCATCAAAGGGGTCGATCTTACGATCAAAAAAGGGGAGGTCCATGTCCTCTTCGGTCCCAACGGGTCCGGAAAGTCGACGCTGCTATGCGCTCTGATGCAGCTGCCGGGCTATGCCGTTACTTCAGGCAGCGTACGACTTCATGATACCGATACCGGTGGTCTGACGACGGATGCCATAGCCAATCTGGGTGTCGGCATCTCCTTTCAGCACCCGCCCACAATCAAGGGGGTGACGCTCCGCCGTTTCCTTGACAACATCAATCGTTCCAGCGACCTTGAGAGGGCGATAGATGCGCTCAACATGGAGCCTTTCCTTGACAGGGAGCTCAACGTCGGCTTCTCGGGCGGCGAGCTCAAGCGGGCCGAGATCCTTAAACTTTATGCCCAGAGTCCGGATCTGCTTCTGATCGATGAACCCGAGTCCGGGGTCGATTTTGAGAACATCGCCGTCATCTCCAATGCCATCAATGTCATGCTGCAAAAAGAGTCGCCGATAAGCAGCCGCGAACGTTCGGCGCTTATCATTACCCATACCGGCCATATCCTCAACTATATTCATGCCGACGTCGGACACGTCTTTATGGACGGGAAGATCGTCTGTACGGGCAACCCGATGGATATCATGGAAGATATTAGAAAGAAAGGTTTTGCCGGCTGCGTACAGTGTATCAACGAACAGAAGGAGAGCAGATGA